TCTGGCCTTGGGACCCTTGGTTTCAGCCATATCGGCTGGCTGTACAGCAATCATCAAGCCCTCTGAAATGACTCCCCATACTTCCGCCTTGATCCGTAGATTGGTTGAAGAAACATTTGATAAGGCCTTGGTGTCGGTGTTTGAAGGAGAAATAGAGGTTGCGCAGAAATTATTGACCAAACCCTTTGACCATATTTTCTTTACCGGTAGCCCAGCAGTGGGAAAAATAGTGATGAAGTCCGCAGCAGAACACCTCTCCTCCGTAACTTTAGAGTTGGGTGGGAAATCTCCGGCTATTGTCGATATACAAGCCGATCTGAAAGACGCTGCATCAAAAATCGCTTGGGGAAAATTCGTCAATTGTGGCCAAACCTGTATTGCTCCTGATTATGTGCTGGTACATCGGGCAGTTCAGATCCCTTTTTTGGAAGAGTTGAAAAACCAAATCAAAAAAATGTACGATCCTTCTGGCAAAGGCATTGAAAAATCAAAAGATTACGCAAGAATTGTCAGTACCAAACACCTCAAAAGACTCAAACACCTGATGGCTGATGCAGAAATTAAAGGTGCTCAATTGTTTTTTGGAGGATATGTAAATGAAGAGGAAAATTTCTTTGAGCCTACTGTACTTACAGGTGTCACAGACGACATGACAATCCTTCAGGAGGAAATTTTCGGCCCTATATTGCCTGTTAAACCTTATGATGATCTGAAAGAAGCACTCGACTTTATCAATTCAAAACCAAAGCCATTGGCTTTATATATATTCAGTAAAGACAACAATAAAATCCAGGAAGTATTCTCAAATACTTCTTCGGGAGGGGCGGTGGCCAATGATTGTGTTTTGCATTTTCTTCAAAATGAACTCCCGTTCGGAGGCGTCAACAACAGCGGCATTGGAAAAGCACATGGCCATTTTGGTTTTTTGGCTTTTAGCAATGAAAAAGCGGTTTTAAAACAGCGAATTGGACTGACAGCTTCCAAACCATTATTTCCTCCTTACGGACTTGCTAACAAAAAAATCATCCAAAGCCTGCTCAAATGGTTTTGATCAGCACCCAAATACAAAAGTGAATGTTTCCAAAATCCTATTACATCATTTTCATTTCCCTCCTCATGAGCCTTCAATCCAAAGCTCAAGATAGAGCAAGAGACTTGGGCATTCAAATCGGCATCCTGCAAACCGGCCCATACAACAGCATCACCGATGTGTCTCAGGTGACTGTGGGACATAAAACAAAAATAGAAGGGGAAAATATCCGAACAGGAGTGACAGCAATCCTTCCCCATAATGGAAACTTATTTCAAATGAAAGTTCCTGCGGCTGTTTATGTTGGAAATGGTTTTGGAAAGCTGGCAGGCAGTACACAGATTGAAGAATTGGGCAATATTGAAAGCCCCATTATACTGACCAACACTTTAAGTGTGGCTGCAGGTATTCAAGGAATAGTATCCTATACACTCCGTCAGGAGGGAAATGAACAGGTCCAGTCTGTCAATGCCATTGTAGGGGAAACCAATGATGGTTATTTGAATGATATCCGTGGCCAACACATTTCCAGAGAAGATGTACTTGAAGCTATTGACAGCGCTAAGTCTGGTGAAGTAAAAGAAGGCAATGTCGGTGCAGGTACAGGAACAGTTTGCTTTGGTTTCAAAGGAGGCATAGGAACTTCATCAAGGGTATTGCCAGCCTCCCTGGGCGGATATACAGTGGGTGTTTTGGTTCAAACTAATTTTGGTGGCGTGCTCCAGATCAATGGGGTACCTATTGGACAAGAATTGGAACAATACAGTTTTCGGAACCAATTGGAATCAGCTGACGGCTCCTGCATGATCATCGTAGCCACAGATGCTCCAGTCAATGAAAGGAACTTGAAAAGAATGGCCCAAAGAGCCATGATGGGTTTGGCCAAAACTGGAGGAATTGCCTCCAATGGCTCCGGTGATTATGTGATTGCTTTTTCCAACAATTCCTCCAATCTCATAGCGCATGAAGCGAATAATCTTCAGCTTGAGGAAAAAAAATACCTTCGAAACGATGACATGTCAGCCCTTTTTCTTGCCACCATTGAAGCCACGGAAGAAGCCATCATCAATTCGCTTTTTGCAGCCCAGGATATGGAAGGCAAAAATGGAAGAAAGGTGAAGGCTATCCCTAAAGAAAAGGTGCTGGAAATAATGAAAGCATACCAAAGGATCCGGTAGGATCAAAGATCCTCCAATTTGGACAGGTAAACTTCAGCCTGCTCCAGGATATCTTTCTTATCCTTCATCTTAGCCAAAGTACGGTACATCATTCCTATCCTGGGATTTTTACCCAACTTCTCTTCATTTCTGTTATAAAAATGCCAGTAAAGGCTGTTGAAAGGACAAGCCTTATGCCCGGTTTTCTTTAACTTATCATAATAGCAAGATCCACAGTAATCACTCATTTTGTCAATGTAATTGGCAGAACTCACATAGGGCTTTGTACCTACGATCCCTCCATCGGCAAACTGGCTCATTCCACGGGTATTCGTAATTTCTACCCATTCAATGGCATCGATATAAATGCCTAAATACCACTTATCCACTTCATCAGGATCAATTCCCGACAACAAAGCAAAATTGCCGGTAACCATTAATCTTTGAATATGATGCGCATAGGCTTTTTCCAAGGACTGACCAATGGCTTGCTTCAAACAGTTCATTTTTGTTTTCCCTGTCCAGAAAAAATCAGGGAGTTTTCTATCATGTCCAAAATAATTCATTTTCGCATACTCAGGCATTTTAGCCCAGTAAACTCCCCTCATATACTCTCTCCATCCAATGATTTGCCGGATAAAACCTTCCGCTTGGGCAATACCTATTTTATCTTGATTTTGAAGCCAGTATCCCTCCACTTTTTGGACAACTTCCAAAGGTGAAATCATTTTGGTATTGAGTGAAAAACTCAAGCGGCTATGAAATAAAAAAGGATCTCCGGAAAACATCGCATCTTGGTACATTCCAAAATAGGGCAATAAGAATTGACAAAAGTGCTCCACCAATTCCAAACTTTCCTCCCTACTAACCGGCCAATCTATATGGTTATCATCGATACTTCCAATGGTTTGAATTCCCTGTATTTGGATCATCCGAAGCAATTCGGATACATCCTTTTGGTGCCTTTTCGGAGGAACAAGCAGAAGTGGATCTTTGAACTTGTTTCTGTTTTCCTGATCATAATTCCACCTTCCTGTCAAAGGCTCTTTGCCATCCATCAGGATATCATATTTTTTTCTCATTTCCCTGTAAAAAGATTCCATCAGGTAG
This Cecembia calidifontis DNA region includes the following protein-coding sequences:
- a CDS encoding aldehyde dehydrogenase family protein, coding for MMEPENIDINATLIDQVFALQKEQALKMRSSTANLRIALLKKLLDWITKHQEDIRRAIYADFKKPYPEIDISEIFVVTSEIKHAINHLESWMKPKKVSTPLTMLGSSSYIHYEPKGVCLIIAPWNYPFNLALGPLVSAISAGCTAIIKPSEMTPHTSALIRRLVEETFDKALVSVFEGEIEVAQKLLTKPFDHIFFTGSPAVGKIVMKSAAEHLSSVTLELGGKSPAIVDIQADLKDAASKIAWGKFVNCGQTCIAPDYVLVHRAVQIPFLEELKNQIKKMYDPSGKGIEKSKDYARIVSTKHLKRLKHLMADAEIKGAQLFFGGYVNEEENFFEPTVLTGVTDDMTILQEEIFGPILPVKPYDDLKEALDFINSKPKPLALYIFSKDNNKIQEVFSNTSSGGAVANDCVLHFLQNELPFGGVNNSGIGKAHGHFGFLAFSNEKAVLKQRIGLTASKPLFPPYGLANKKIIQSLLKWF
- a CDS encoding P1 family peptidase — encoded protein: MFPKSYYIIFISLLMSLQSKAQDRARDLGIQIGILQTGPYNSITDVSQVTVGHKTKIEGENIRTGVTAILPHNGNLFQMKVPAAVYVGNGFGKLAGSTQIEELGNIESPIILTNTLSVAAGIQGIVSYTLRQEGNEQVQSVNAIVGETNDGYLNDIRGQHISREDVLEAIDSAKSGEVKEGNVGAGTGTVCFGFKGGIGTSSRVLPASLGGYTVGVLVQTNFGGVLQINGVPIGQELEQYSFRNQLESADGSCMIIVATDAPVNERNLKRMAQRAMMGLAKTGGIASNGSGDYVIAFSNNSSNLIAHEANNLQLEEKKYLRNDDMSALFLATIEATEEAIINSLFAAQDMEGKNGRKVKAIPKEKVLEIMKAYQRIR
- a CDS encoding cryptochrome/photolyase family protein; protein product: MPKTLRLILGDQLNRNHSWFKDKSNDKLYVMMEIRQETDYVRHHIQKVIAFFMAMRSLADHLKNHGHKVLYIGLDHPANQQDLVKNLSWIIREEKIALFEYQLPDEYRLDKQLKDFCLQSGVQARAYDTEHFLSERDFLENFFKGKKTYLMESFYREMRKKYDILMDGKEPLTGRWNYDQENRNKFKDPLLLVPPKRHQKDVSELLRMIQIQGIQTIGSIDDNHIDWPVSREESLELVEHFCQFLLPYFGMYQDAMFSGDPFLFHSRLSFSLNTKMISPLEVVQKVEGYWLQNQDKIGIAQAEGFIRQIIGWREYMRGVYWAKMPEYAKMNYFGHDRKLPDFFWTGKTKMNCLKQAIGQSLEKAYAHHIQRLMVTGNFALLSGIDPDEVDKWYLGIYIDAIEWVEITNTRGMSQFADGGIVGTKPYVSSANYIDKMSDYCGSCYYDKLKKTGHKACPFNSLYWHFYNRNEEKLGKNPRIGMMYRTLAKMKDKKDILEQAEVYLSKLEDL